From the genome of Globicephala melas chromosome 14, mGloMel1.2, whole genome shotgun sequence, one region includes:
- the PKIB gene encoding cAMP-dependent protein kinase inhibitor beta isoform X1, with product MDVHLDNPGGQESTSNSGKESSSTGNQQDVAMRTDSSKMTDVEPMVNNFASSARAGRRNALPDIQGSAATGGTSELPLKPEVLSVKEDVKKKDKETAQDQLEKPKDEGK from the exons ATGGATGTGCACCTCGATAACCCTGGGGGTCAGGAGAGCACAAGCAACAGCGGCAAGGAAAGCAGCAGCACAGGAAACCAGCAAG ATGTTGCTATGAGGACAGATTCATCAAAAATGACGGATGTGGAGCCTATGGTCAACAATTTTGCATCATCAGCAAGGGCAGGCCGCCGGAATGCTCTACCAGACATCCAGGGTTCAGCTGCCACGGGTGGAACCTCGGAGTTGCCCCTCAAACCGGAAGTCCTCTCCGTGAAGGAAG atgtgaaaaagaaagataaagaaacagCACAAGACCAATTGGAAAAGCCCaaagatgaaggaaaatga
- the PKIB gene encoding cAMP-dependent protein kinase inhibitor beta isoform X2, which translates to MRTDSSKMTDVEPMVNNFASSARAGRRNALPDIQGSAATGGTSELPLKPEVLSVKEDVKKKDKETAQDQLEKPKDEGK; encoded by the exons ATGAGGACAGATTCATCAAAAATGACGGATGTGGAGCCTATGGTCAACAATTTTGCATCATCAGCAAGGGCAGGCCGCCGGAATGCTCTACCAGACATCCAGGGTTCAGCTGCCACGGGTGGAACCTCGGAGTTGCCCCTCAAACCGGAAGTCCTCTCCGTGAAGGAAG atgtgaaaaagaaagataaagaaacagCACAAGACCAATTGGAAAAGCCCaaagatgaaggaaaatga